CGCCGCTGTCGTCGGATGCGCTGCCACGCGGAGAAGCTGGAGAATATCAAACAGCCGGTCGGCGCGTCGCATCGTGACCTCCTGGTCGGTCGGGACCGCTACTCCTGACATAACGCTGTCAGGAGGGGGTTGCTAGGTTCACGCTGACAGACACTGCGGCCGATCAAAGACGTTCGCGGCGGCGGCCGGGGGCTCCCTTCGTGTAAGCGAGCCGACCTCCGTGCGAATGGTTGGAGGTTGACGAAATTTCTGACGAGAACTTTACCTCCCATGCCGTCTTTCCTCGGTAGTCCGGGCCTAACGACCTTGCCGCCGTGGAAGGTGACAGCGCTCGCCAGCATCGCGACTTTCGTCGTGCAGCTCGACGGATCCGCACTAAACGTGGCGCTCCCCACAATCGGACGCTTGTTCGGGGCATCCTTGTCCGGGCTGCAATGGGCTGTCGATGCCTACACCCTTGCCTATTCCTGCCTGCTCCTCTCCGCGGGCGCTGCCAGCGATCGTTTCGGGCCGCGATGTGTGTTCGGTTGGGGGCTCGGTGTGTTCGTCATCGCATCCAGCCTGTGTGCGCTTGCGCCGAACATGGAAGCGCTGATCCTCGGTCGCGTCCTGCAAGGTGCAGGGGGCTCAATCCTGACGCCGTCTTCGCTCGCGCTTATCAGTCAAGCCTATGGTGACGACCGAACAACTCGGGCCAAGGCGATCGGCTGGTGGACGGCTGGCGGCGGCGTCGCCATCACGGCGGGGCCAATCGTAGGGGGCCTGTTCATAGGCTCTGTCGGCTGGCGCGGCATCTTCCTGGTCAACCTTCCGATCTGCCTGGCCGGCCTGGCGTTCGCATCTCGGCGTCTGGCAGCGCAGCCGACAAGGTCGGTACCGTTGGGGCACGATCGAGCGGGACAGGCCCTGGCTGCGGTTGCTATGCTCGGGCTGGTCGCCGGCCTTATCGAGGGCGGGTCGCGAGGCTGGAACCCCGGGGTCATGTTCGGGGGCATCGCCGTGTTCATGTCTGCCGGTGCGATGTTCTTGCGCCAAGAGGGGCGCGTTTTGTACCCCGTGCTGCCGCTGTCACTGTTCCGAGATCGCGCGACCTGCACCGCGATGGTCGTTGGTGTGGTCTTGAGCTTTTGCTCCTTCGGTACCGTCTTTGCTCTCTCTATCTACTATCAGTCCGTACAGGGATACTCGCCGGTGGAAACCGGGCTGGCATTCATACCATTCGCGCTGACCATCACAGCGGCCAACTTGGTCGGTAGCACCTTCGCTGTGCGGATCGGCGCGGCGCGGACGATGATCGCAGCACTCATGGTGTGCGTAAGCGGCTACGCACTTTTGCTGCGAATGGAGCCGTCCAGCACCTACGCTGAAATGCTGGCGGCCCAGATCATGGTTCGGCTAGGCATTGGTGCCAGTGTGCCACTTACAACGTCAATGCTCTTGTCCTCCATATCGGCCACGCAGGTCGGCACAGCGTCGGCAGCTCTGAATGCACTGCGCCAAGCAGGCGCGGCGATCGGGGTCGCCGTGTTCGGCGCCTTGATGGTCACCAGCCCGTCTTGGGGGTTCCAGATGGCTGCACTTCTTTCTGCCGTGCTACTCGCCGCCGCGGCGATAGTAGTAGTCGTTCTGTCGGGCTCAAAATCAGCCTGATCCGATGTTACGCGAATCCCTTCTGCAAGCCCTTGATCTAACAAGCGTCGGCTACTGTGCATGGGGTTGTTTTCGCCGTTTTGTCAGGAAGTCAGTTTACGCCGAGCGTTGCTCCTGCGTCGGGCTGTCGAAGCGGCTCGGTACCGGATCAAGGCCGAGCCTGTCGCGCAGCGTGCCGTCGCGGTATTCACTTCGGAACAGGCCGCGCTTGCGCAGCAGCGGAACGACTTCCTCGGTGAAGACGGTGAATTGCGTCGGCAGGATCGGCGGCATGACGTTGAAGCCATCAGCTGCCCCCGACACGAACCAGTCCTCGATGATGTCAGCGATCTGTTCCGGCGTTCCCGTCGCGGTGAAATGCCCGCGTGCGCCGGCGAGGCTATGCAGCAGGCGGCGCAGCGTCGGCCGTTCGCGGGCTACATAGGCCGTGATCAACTGTGCGCGGCTGCGCGAGGCCTCCACCTGCGACGGATCCGGGAAGTCATCGGCGGACAGCACCTGATCGAGCTTCAGGTGCGAGAAGTCATGGCCGCCGAACCGGTTCGACAGGCGCGACAGCCCGACGCTCGGATGCGCCAGTTCGTTCAGCTCCTCCCAGACCCGCTGCGCCTCGGCTTCGGTTGATCCGATCGCGGCACTGATCCCCGGCAGAATGACGATCTGGTCCGGTCGCCGTCCGAGGGCGCGGGCCTGCGTCTTGATGTCGGAATAGAAGGTAATGGCGCTCTCTTTCTGGAGGTGAGCGGTGAAGATCGCTTCGGCATAGCGCGCGGCGAAAGCACGCCCGTCGGTGGAGGCGCCAGCCTGGACGAACACTGGCCGCCCCTGCGGCGAGCGCGGGACGTTGAGCGCGCCCGCGACGGCAAAGTGCTTGCCGCGGTGTTCAGTGCGCTGGATGAGGTCGGCGTGGGCATAGACGCCGGCCTCGCGATCGTCGCGGATGGCGTCCTTCGCCCAACTGTCCCACAGTTTCGAGACCACCTCGACGAATTCATGGGCGCGTTCGTAGCGCTGGTCGATGCCGGCCTGGTGCTCTTGCCCGAAATTCGCTGCCGCCGCCGGCGCCCAGGAGGTCACGATGTTCCAGCCGATGCGGCCGCCGCTGAGATGATCGAGCGAGGCGAACTGGCGCGCGAGGTTGTAGGGCTCGCTGTAGGTCGTCGACGCCGTTGCGATCAGTCCGATCCGTTGCGTGACCGCAGCGAGTGCACCAAGCAGCGTCAGAGGCTCGAGCTCGCCGCGCGCGGCATAGCCGAGGTCCTGTCCGAGGGCGACATGATCGGCGAAAAAGACCGAGTCCAGCTTTGCCGCTTCCGCCGCCAGTGCGAGGTCACGGTAATGAGCGAGATCGGTCGGGGCCCGCTGGGCGGAGTCTGGGTGGCGCCAGGCGACCTCATGATGTCCGCGGCCGTGGATGAAGAGATTGAGATGCAGTTCGCGAGCCATTGGTTCAATCCTGTCGGGAACGATCAGACGGTATCGAAGACGCCGAGTGCGGCGAGGAGTTCATTGCGCAGATCGTCGAACCGACGATCCCTGGCGCGGGGGTGGGGAAGAGCGATGGCGCGGTCGACGACGATTCGACCGTTCTCCATGAGCAGGATACGGTCGGCGAGCTTGATCGCTTCATCGACGTCGTGCGTGACGAGCAACACGGTCGGCCGCTGTCGCCGGATCAATTGGAACAGCAGTTCGTGCATCTTGAGGCGCGTCAGCGCGTCGAGTGCGCCGAACGGCTCGTCGGCCAGTAACAGATGCGGGCTGCGGACCAGCGAGCGCGCCAGCGCCACGCGCTGTTGCTCGCCTCCCGAGAGTGCGTTGGGCCAGTCGCCTTCGCGGCCGGCGAGCCCGACGTCTGCGAGCGCCCTGCACCCGCGCTTGTCGGCATCGGCCGCGCGGAAGCCGAAGGTGACATTCTGGAGCACAGTCTTCCACGGCAGCAGCCGCGAGTCCTGAAACAGGACTGAGCGATCGTCCGGAACCGAGATCACGCCATCGCCGTCAACATCGTCGTCGAGGCCGGCAATGGCGCGCAACAGCGTGCTCTTGCCCGAGCCGCTCTTGCCGATCAGCGCGACGAACTCACCCGGCGCAAGATCGAGCGAGACGGCGTCAAGGACAGTGCGGTTGGAGAAGCGGCGGGTCACGCCGACCAGGCTGACCGCCTGAGGAGAGCCGGCTTGCGCAGGGATCAGGGAATGGATCGAGGCGCTCATGAGGCGAGCGCCTTGCGGTAGGAAAGGGCCTTGCGCTCCCAGAGTCGGACGACGAGATCCGAGCCGAGGCCAAGTACCGCATAGATCACGAGCCCGACAACGATGATATCGGTCTGGCCGTAATCCCGGGCGCGGTTCATGAGATAGCCGATGCCCTCTGTGGTGTTGATCTGTTCGAGCACCACGAGGGCGGCCCAGCAGGTGGTTACGGCGAGCCTGAGCCCAGTGAAGAATCCCGGGAGTGCACCTGGCAGTGCGACTTCACGCACAAATGCCGCGCGCGACAGCCTCACGCTGCGCGCCAATTCGATGTAGCGCGCGTCTATTCCTCTGAGCGCCGCATGGGTGTTGATGTAGACGGGGATCAGCACGCTCGACGCAATCAGCGCGATCTTCATGGTTTCGCCAATGCCGAGCCACAGGATGGCCAGCGGGATCAGCGCCAGCGTCGGAATCGCACGCTTGACCTGGACGAGGCCGTCGATCGAGGCGTCGCCGATGCGGCTGAGGCCGGCGGCCAGCGCCAGCGCGACGCCCACTGCGACGCCGATGCCAAGTCCCAGATACGCGCGTCTGGCCGAGGCGAGGAAATGATCGGCCAGCGTACCGGAGACCAACAGCTTGAAACCGGTGAGCAGGGCGGTCGACGGCGCCGCCAGGAATTTTGGCGAGATCCAGCCAACTGTTGACGCGAGCTCCCAGAGGACCACCAGCACCACGGGACCGAACAGGATGGCGGCATTCGGCAACCGAGCCGGCGCAAGCCTTGGCAATTGGCCACCTCTGGAAGCGGATGGCTGCGCCCTGCGCGGCTCTTCCGGAACGTAGACGGGCAGGCTCAGATCGTCGGCTCGATCCGTCATGGTTCAATTCGTCTTGCTGATGACATCGTCGAAGCGCAGGTCGAATTCTTCCCGCGCGTCGAGGCGCTTTGGCAGGTCGCCCGCCTCGAATATCACGTCGATCAGGGCCTGTTGCCTGGGGATGAGGCTCGTCAGCGACGGGAAATCATAGATGCCGTCCGCCTCGACGATCTTGCGCCCGTCGGCCGGCTTCAGATTTTGCTTCTTGACGTAATAGGCATCGACCCAAGCATCGACGTTCTTGTTCGACCAGCGATTCGCCTCGATCCATGCGGCCACGAACTCGCGGATCGCCGCGGCCTTGGCGGGATCGTCGAGCGCCTTCTTGCTGGCGTAGAGGTAGGTCAGGCTCTTCGGGAGCCGGTCGTTCTGCGCCTTGGGAATTGCGCTGGCGCCGCGATCGGCAAAATCGGCGAGATAACGGGAGAAGTGCGGCTCGTTCAGCGAGGCGACGTCGACCTGGCCCGAACGGATCGCATCAGGGAAATCGGCGGCGCGCAGCGGGACGAGGCGGACATCCTTCCGCGTGAGGCCGGCGAGCTTCAACGCGTTGAGCACGAATGGCTGGCGCCCGGTGCCTTCGCCATACGCGATGCTCTTGCCGCGCAATTGCTCCAGTGTGTCGACCTTCAAGCCCGGGCGTACCGCGAAGAAATAGTCGGCTTCCGACGAGGTTCGGGCTGCGACGATCGGAATCTGCTCGCCGGCCGCGTGGGCCTGGATCGGCGGTGTGTTGCCGACGGTGGCAAGGTCCAGCGCGCCGGCCCGGAAGGCTTCGAGAATGGCGGGACCGCCGAGAAAGTTGGCATAGATGATCGTGCTCGAAAGCTTGTCCGCAGCGCCGGAGGCGCGCATCAGCGTTTGAAGTCCCTCGTTCTGATCGGCGACGACGAGCTTTGTGCCCGAGGACACCTTTGTCGTCTGTCCTGTGGCTGTTCCCGAGGCCATCACCGTGGCGGACAGCAGGAGGAGCCACGTCGAGAGTGCACGACGCATCAGCGTCGATTGTCTTGCGGATGATGACACGATCAACATGCTCGCTCCTCGTTCCGGGTGATGGCCGCTCTGGTCTCTCGGAAAAGGGCACAGCCAATGAATACTGGTGAGAAATCGTTTTGTTAGTCAAACGAATGCTGTTTTCATTGTGCAGGCAACAAGCGAAGAGTCTTCTCTTCGGCGCGGCAAATCAGAGAACATTGATTTTGTGGAACGAAAGCAACGGCTGAGGCGCCATGCGGGCGGCGTCTGTCGTAAGCTCCGTTCGGCCGCTGCGCCGAATGAAGTCTTGCGTCCGCCATCGACGATGAAGAATTTCCTCCTGCGTTCGCATCGCTTTTTAAAAGCACTCTCTGGCTTCCCCATCGTAGAAACCGGTCAAGTTCCACGATCTCTCCCTCATCATCCGGATTTCAAGATGACACTGAAAAGCATCGTCGCGGCTGCGACGATTCTGGCGGTTGCCGCGATCAACACCGAAGCTGCGGCTGGCCCGACCGTCGATCGTATCAAGGCGCGCGGCGAGCTGGTCTGCGGCGTTTCGCAAGGATCGGCCGGCCTGTCGCTGCCGGATGGACAGGGGCGCTGGAGTGGGCTCGACGCGGATTACTGCCGGGCGCTGGCGGCCGCCGTCCTGGGAGACGCATCGAAGGTGCGGTTCGTTCCCTTGAGCTCACAGCAGCGCTTCACCGTCCTGCAATCGGGCGAGGTCGATGTGCTGTCGCGCAACACCACGTGGACCTCCGGCCGCGATGCCTCGCTCGGGATTTTGTTCGTCGGTACGATCTTCTATGACGGCCAGGCCTTCATGGTGCCGAAGAAGCTCGGCGTCACCAGGTCGACCGAGCTCAATGGCGCCACCGTTTGCGTCCAGCCAGGGACGGTCAATGAGCAGAATCTGGTCGACTATTTCCACGCCAACAAGCTCACCTTTAAATCGGTGGTGATCGAAAGCCTGCCGGAGCTGGAGGGCGCCTTCTACGCGGGACGCTGCGACGTCTATCTGTCCGATGCCTCGACCCTGTCGGCCAGCCGGGCGGCGCGTGCGTCGTCGCCCGATGATTTCGTGATCCTCCCCGAGCGCATCACCAAATCTCCGCTGTCCCCGGCAGTGCGCGCCGATGACGCCAATTGGTTCGCCATCGCGCGCTGGACCCTCAATCTGCTGATCGAAGCGGAGGAGCTCGGCGTGACCAGCGCCAATGTCGAAGTGCAGAAGAAGTCCGAGAATCCAGCCGTCCAGCGCCTGCTCGGCGTGACGCCGGGGATCGGCAAGAGCTTCGGGCTGGACGAGATCTGGGGTGCGCGGGTGATCGCGGCCGTCGGCAATTACGGCGAGATCTTCGAGCGCAATCTCGGTCCCAAGACCGCCCTGCGTCTTGCCCGCGGCCAGAACGCGCTGTGGCGCGACGGCGGTCTGCTCTACTCGCCGCCGTTCCAATAGGACGCATGTCGACGGCGCTGACGACGCGAGGCTGGCGCGGAAGGGGTATCGCCGGCCGCGCAATCGTTGCAGTCTCGCTCGTGATCGGCGTGGTGGCGGGCTGGATGGTCCTGTCCGCCGCGCTGGCAGTGCGGGGAATCGCGACGGGTTTCGATTTCCTGTGGCGACCGGCGAGCTTTCAGATCTCGGAAGCCCTGTTTGCGGTGACGCCCTCTGATCCGATCGTCGTCACCTTGGCGGCGGGGCTGGCGAACACCCTGCTTGTGGTGCTGGTCGCAAGCCCTCTCGCCTTGGCTATTGGCATCGTCGTAGGCCTGCTGCGCGCAAGTCCCAGTGCGCGGGTCGTGCGTTTCGCCGGGATCTATGTTCAGCCGTTACGCAATACTCCCGTCATTCTCCAGCTGTTCCTCTGGTATGGCTTGCTGATCCGCTATCTGCCGGCACCTCGCGACGCCATGGAATTGCTCCCCGGCGTCTTTCTCAGCAGTCGCGGCCTCGCTATTCCGGCCGTGTCGCTTCATACCCCGTTTCTCGATTGGCCCGTGCTGCGCGGCTTCAACTTCATCGGCGGATGGACGTTGTCGCCGGAATTGTTGGCGCTGATCGGCGGTCTGGCCTTGTTTCATGGTGCTTCGCTTGCCGAGGTTGTACGCGCCGGCATTCAGGCCGTGCCGATCGGGCAAGGGGAAGCGGCGCGCGCCTTGGGGACCGGTCGTTTGAAGAGCCTCTGGCTGGTCGTGTTGCCGCAGGCACGAAGACTGGCTGTGCCCGCTGCGGCCTCACAACTGCTGATACTTGCGAAGAACAGCACGCTGGCCGTCGCCATCGGCTATCCCGATTTGGTGTCGGTGACCAACACGGTGATCAACCAGACCGGGCGCGCGATCGAGGGGACGGCGATCATTCTGAGCGTGTTCCTTGTGCTCAATCTGTCGCTCGGTGCTGTCGTCGAACGCTACAATGCGTTTTGGGCCGGACGCGGCATGGCGGCGAGCGCGGAGACTGGCCGCGCAACAACCAAGATGCAGCATGTCAGCTGGCTCGATGCGATGCTGCTGGTAGTTGTGCTGGCCGTGAGCTGGCCCCTGCTGCGATGGGGCATTGTTGACGCCGTGTGGACGGGGACGCCTGCCGACTGCCGCGCCGCGAACGGAGCGTGCTGGGCGCTGCTTGCGGAGAAAGGGCGGCTGATGATGTTCGGCGCCTATCCGGCGAACGAGATCATCCGACCGGTCGTTGCGACCACGATTTTTTCGGGATTGATCATATGGAGCCTGATAGATGCAGGGCGCCATTGGCGGCTGATTGCGTCGGGCTGGGCCCTGGGTACGGTTGCCGCCATCGCGATCATGGGCGGCGGCGTTTTTGGTCTTCGGATCGTCAGTCCGCTGGATTGGGGTGGGGTGCCGCTGACCATCGGCTTGGCCGTGCTGTCGTTCGCTCTGGCTTTGCCGCTCGGCATGTCGCTCGCCCTGGCGCGGACGTCGGACCGGCCGGGTTTGCGAAACGCTGCGGTTGCGGCGATCGAGATGCTGCGTAGTCTGCCGCTGGTGAGCTTGCTGTTCGCGGTTGCCGTCATCCTGCCGCTGCTTGTGCCCGGGGAAGCGCCGGGCGGAAAGCTCGCGCGGTGCCTGCTGGCTCTCACATTATTGATGGCGGCCTATCTGGCGGAAGTCTTTCGCGGTGGCATCCAGGCGATCCCCACAGGCGAACTGGATGCCGCTCGCGCTCTCGGCCTCGGCTATTGGCGGACGCAGCAATTGGTGATCTGGCCGCAAGTGTTCCGGCTCTGCTCGGCACCGCTGGTCAATACCTTCATCGGCGGCTTCAAGGACACGTCGCTGGTTCTGGTGATCGGGCTGCTCGACGTGTTCGCCGCGACCAAGGCGGCCCTTGCCGATCCCGAATGGCGGCTGTTCTCGACCGAAGCCTATCTGGTCCTGGCCGCAATTTACTTCACTGTCTGCTATGCGATGTCGCGTTATGCCGCTCGTCTCGAACGCGAAAGCGGATCGCGCGCAGCGAGCAAGCCGATCAACGTCATTCGCTGACGACGGTCGTCTTCGGGGCGGTTGAGTGAAACTCTTCACACAACATCGCATTTGCAAAATAGAGCAATCGCTTCGCCGCGAATTATAGTGCGGAAAAATTATGGACAGATTTCGTGGTGCGCCCCTACGCTTAACGTGCATGTGAAGCCGCATTTGCGGAGCACATAAGCGAAAGCGGAGCCGGAAATGTCCGACAAGATTTCACGACACGACATCCCCACAACCGGCGCCGCGGAGCAGCGTCACCACGCGCGGCAGGAGCAGAACGGTGATGGTGCAAAGCACGGTACACGCCGCGAATTTATCGGTGCTGGTGCCGCCGCGGCAGCCCTTGCCGTAGCGGGGCCGGCGGGTCCTGCGCTTGCCAAGGACAAGTCGGCTGGTGCGTCCGACCGGCCGCAAGCATCTGCCGCGAGTTACGACGAAGGCTTCCGCCGCCGCGCGGTGGAATTGCGGCAGAAACTGGCGCACGACGTTGCCAGCGCACCGATTCCGCCGCATCCTCACAACGGAGATCAACAGCGCTATCCCAATGCGATCGGCTCGGATACCCGTGGTCTGCCGCATGACGAGCGTGGCGAGGTCAATGCCGAGGCCTGGCGGTTGGCGAACGTGGCGTTTTCCACGCGCAGCCCAGCGGACTTCGAGAAGATTCCGCTTGGTGGCGCGCGCAAGCTCGTCAATCCCGTGGGCACTCTCGCCGTTAGCCTCGACGGTCTCAACGCGTCTCAGTTCCAGTTACCGGCGGCACCGGCCCTCGCAAGTCCCGCGCGTGCGGCCGATGCAGTCGAGATCTACTGGCAGTCCCTGCTGCGGGACGTGCCATTCACGGAATATAACGAGGAGACTTCCAACCCGGATATCCGTGCTGCGGTCGACGAGCTCAACCGCATCGCCGCTTTCCAGGGACCGAAGGTGAACGGCCGCGTCACGCCCCAGACGCTGTTTCGCGGCAGCGTTGCTTATGTCGATCCGGCCGACCCGAGCGGTGCGACCCCGCGATGGGTGACGCCTCCGGGCGTGATCGACGGTCCGCTGGTTTCGCAATTCCTGTATCGGGATGTTCCGCTCGGCAATCAAAGCCTCTCCGCAAAAATCCGCGCCTATGCGCCGACACCGGATTTCCTGACGAAGTACGACGAATGGCTGCACGTCCAGAACGGCAATGTGCCGCGAGAGCGCATCACCTACGAATCGACGCCGCGCTACATTTCCAACGGGCGCGACCTTGGTGCTTATGCGCACACGGCGCAGGCCTTCAATTTCGTCGCTAATCAACTGTTGAGCGCGCCGGAGTTTGCAGCCGAGCCGGCCTATGGCGGGATCTATCCGGCGAACAAGCCGGCGACGGCTCCAGGAGATCCTTATCTGCGCTCCAAGACCCAGGGCGGAGCTTCCGGGACATTCGGGGCGGCCTACTATCAATCGATCATTGCGCTGGCTTCTTCGCTCGCAATACGGATCAACTATTACCAGAAATGGTACGAGCAGCGGATCGTGCGCCCCGAGGCGTTCTCCGGGCTGGTTCACCATCGCCTCGCCAACAAGGTCTCCGACTATCCGATCCACGACAGCTTGCTCGGTTCGCAAGCGCTGGAGCGAAGCCGGAACAAGAATGGCACGTTCCTGCTCGGTCATATCTTTCCCGAGGGAGCGCCGCTTCACTCGTCTTACCCCGGAGGCGCCGCGATCATTGCCGCGGTCACCGTGACCTTGCTGAAGGCGTTCTATGACGAGAGCCGGGAGTTTCCGAATCCCGTCCAGCCCGATCCGAAGGATCCGACGCGGCTGATTCCATACCGGGGGCCGCCGCTCACGGTCGGAGGCGAATTGAACAAGCTCGCGCTGAATTACTCTGGTGGCCGGACCTGGGGCGGCATCCACTGGCGCTCCGACGCCGCGGCATCCTTTCCGCAAGGGGAGAATCTCGCGATCAGCCTGCTGCGCGAACAGAAGGCGACATTTGCCGAGCCGTTCGACGGATTCAGCTTCACTAGGTTCGACGGCTCGAAGATCACAGTCTGAAGAACTGGCTTGCTCAAGTGCTGAGGTTGCGGCGAAGAGGCGTGACAGGGGATGGCGCGTGGGCGATCATTCCGCTCGAGATGTTCAACTGGCCTCAATTTCTAGAGAGTATCCCAATGCCAAGCACACGAATCACGACGGGTCTCTGGGCACGAAACCGGGAGCAAGAGGTCATCGAGAGTGTTCAGTCGGCGCTGCTCTCGGCGCTCAGGATACCCGACTACGACCGCGATATCGTTCTGGATTTCTACGACGCTGGCGCCCGGATCGTTCCGACCGGCCGTTCGGACCACTATGTGCGCGTCGAGGTGGCGTTGTTCTCGGGGCGGTCGATTGAAGCGAAGCGCTTGCTGTACAAAACCCTCGTCGCGAACCTAGCCGCGCTCGGCGTGCCCGCGACGGAGATCAAGATCATTCTATTCGAAGTGCCAGCGGAGAATTGGGGGTTGAGAGGTGGCTACCCAGCTTCGGAGATCGATCTCGGCTTCAAGATTGACGTTTGAGCATAGCGCATACGATCGCCGACTCATGGCCATAATCGCCAGGGCTATCTCCGGGCTCCAGGTGTCAGCATGTCATCATGGACAATGCGCCCGCCGACGATGGTGAGCCCGCAGCGCAGATTCCTGATCTCAGCTACGGGCAGCGCGGTCGGATCATCCG
The genomic region above belongs to Bradyrhizobium arachidis and contains:
- a CDS encoding twin-arginine translocation pathway signal protein, producing MSDKISRHDIPTTGAAEQRHHARQEQNGDGAKHGTRREFIGAGAAAAALAVAGPAGPALAKDKSAGASDRPQASAASYDEGFRRRAVELRQKLAHDVASAPIPPHPHNGDQQRYPNAIGSDTRGLPHDERGEVNAEAWRLANVAFSTRSPADFEKIPLGGARKLVNPVGTLAVSLDGLNASQFQLPAAPALASPARAADAVEIYWQSLLRDVPFTEYNEETSNPDIRAAVDELNRIAAFQGPKVNGRVTPQTLFRGSVAYVDPADPSGATPRWVTPPGVIDGPLVSQFLYRDVPLGNQSLSAKIRAYAPTPDFLTKYDEWLHVQNGNVPRERITYESTPRYISNGRDLGAYAHTAQAFNFVANQLLSAPEFAAEPAYGGIYPANKPATAPGDPYLRSKTQGGASGTFGAAYYQSIIALASSLAIRINYYQKWYEQRIVRPEAFSGLVHHRLANKVSDYPIHDSLLGSQALERSRNKNGTFLLGHIFPEGAPLHSSYPGGAAIIAAVTVTLLKAFYDESREFPNPVQPDPKDPTRLIPYRGPPLTVGGELNKLALNYSGGRTWGGIHWRSDAAASFPQGENLAISLLREQKATFAEPFDGFSFTRFDGSKITV
- a CDS encoding tautomerase family protein; translated protein: MTGDGAWAIIPLEMFNWPQFLESIPMPSTRITTGLWARNREQEVIESVQSALLSALRIPDYDRDIVLDFYDAGARIVPTGRSDHYVRVEVALFSGRSIEAKRLLYKTLVANLAALGVPATEIKIILFEVPAENWGLRGGYPASEIDLGFKIDV